Proteins from a genomic interval of Oreochromis aureus strain Israel breed Guangdong linkage group 6, ZZ_aureus, whole genome shotgun sequence:
- the c6h19orf67 gene encoding UPF0575 protein C19orf67 homolog: protein MSITEVSASGQHLDLDLQDSNGKDRLQIGTYAGVSEVERQRSFLADVAMAPSCGKYGCCSCPDLSQVEKSIWLQLQFFLSKADCILDCLIQGQKCVSRDTVVTAVQSFLYTCQPFFNHLEHLTRSTVSQSNPLPAESCTRLLDFSQQLCDKLEQMLLRCSSYSLLSLDEKEPQSVSQFCIGQSQLGHLRLTAFRYCVPTPYLSQVNTGLYKRMRWNVEKLNKDEEREEETDYYFLCYEDDFTAHKEADDSHGNDDLKGIWSIGRWVQVDPDPNSDDIYDWILCEVPLADYHRLLFLGEDEPSSCKATDSLMKLLLTLETD from the exons ATGTCGATCACTGAAGTCTCAGCATCAGGGCAACACCTGGATCTGGATCTACAGGATTCAAACGGCAAGGACCGTCTGCAAATCGGCACATATGCAG GTGTTTCAGAGGTGGAGAGGCAACGATCGTTTTTGGCTGACGTTGCTATGGCGCCATCCTGTGGGAAATATGGGTGCTGCAGCTGCCCAGACTTGAGCCAGGTTGAGAAAAGTATCTGGCTGCAGCTCCAGTTCTTCTTGAGCAAAGCAGATTGCATACTTGACTGCCTCATCCAGGG GCAGAAGTGTGTAAGCAGGGACACTGTAGTTACTGCTGTGCAAAGTTTCCTGTACACCTGTCAGCCTTTCTTTAACCACCTGGAACACCTAACCAGAAGCACCGTGTCCCAAAGCAACCCTCTGCCAGCTGAGAGTTGCACAAGG ctgttGGACTTCTCTCAGCAGCTGTGTGACAAGTTGGAGCAGATGCTGCTGAGGTGTTCCAGCTACAGTCTTCTCAGTTTGGATGAGAAGGAGCCCCAAAG CGTGTCTCAGTTCTGCATCGGCCAGAGTCAGCTTGGCCACCTGAGGCTGACTGCTTTCCGTTACTGTGTACCCACGCCGTACCTCTCCCAGGTCAACACGGGGCTGTACAAACGCATGCGCTGGAATGTGGAGAAACTCAACAAGGacgaggagagagaggaagaaactgATTA CTACTTCTTGTGCTATGAGGATGATTTCACAGCACACAAAGAGGCTGACGATAGCCACGGTAATGATGATCTGAAGGGCATCTGGTCCATTGGTCGCTGGGTGCAGGTGGACCCTGATCCCAACTCAGATGATATATATGACTG GATCTTGTGTGAAGTCCCTCTGGCTGATTACCACAGACTCTTGTTTCTGGGTGAGGACGAGCCATCTAGCTGCAAGGCTACAGACTCCTTGATGAAGCTGCTCTTGACTCTAGAGACAGATTAG